In Candidatus Krumholzibacteriia bacterium, one genomic interval encodes:
- a CDS encoding FMN-binding negative transcriptional regulator codes for MYNLPDYKDKNPAAIQAFIDQHPFAFVAGCDADNKPVATQVPVFIEEEAGRKVLRGHIMKNTDHHRAFLHNPNVLVVFTSPHTYVSGTWYSNPNIASTWNYMSVHIQGRIRFLDEAALERVLQKTSLHFEKYNAKSPTVYDNLPDSFKQKYIHAIVAFEIEILEMGHVFKLSQDRDEASYHSIIQKLKQQDANGQFIAAEMEKRTKSVFPDEEEKTPSD; via the coding sequence ATGTACAACCTGCCCGATTACAAGGACAAGAACCCGGCTGCCATCCAGGCCTTCATCGACCAGCATCCCTTTGCTTTCGTGGCGGGATGCGATGCGGACAACAAGCCGGTCGCCACCCAGGTTCCGGTTTTCATCGAGGAAGAGGCGGGCCGGAAGGTGTTGCGCGGGCACATCATGAAGAACACGGATCACCACCGGGCGTTCCTGCACAATCCCAATGTGCTCGTGGTCTTCACGAGTCCCCACACCTATGTGAGCGGCACGTGGTACAGCAATCCGAACATCGCGTCCACGTGGAACTACATGAGTGTGCACATCCAGGGCCGGATCCGGTTTCTGGATGAGGCCGCCCTGGAGCGCGTGTTGCAGAAGACTTCCCTTCATTTCGAGAAGTACAACGCCAAGTCCCCAACGGTGTACGACAACCTGCCCGACTCATTCAAACAGAAGTACATCCACGCCATTGTCGCGTTCGAGATCGAAATACTCGAGATGGGCCACGTGTTCAAGTTGAGCCAGGACCGGGATGAGGCCAGCTATCACAGCATCATCCAGAAGCTCAAACAGCAGGACGCAAACGGTCAGTTCATCGCCGCGGAGATGGAAAAGCGGACGAAGTCGGTGTTCCCGGACGAGGAAGAAAAGACTCCGTCGGATTGA
- a CDS encoding T9SS type A sorting domain-containing protein, producing the protein MAKTGDFTQLAFKLPGAASVRCRVFDVRGRRVREIADGIFGAGLHEFTWDTRDDSARRVRSGVYLVQLQVNGSSSTRKVIVTR; encoded by the coding sequence ATGGCAAAGACCGGCGATTTCACTCAACTGGCCTTCAAGCTCCCGGGTGCAGCCTCCGTTCGTTGCCGCGTATTCGACGTGCGTGGTCGGCGTGTGCGCGAAATCGCCGATGGTATATTCGGCGCGGGTCTGCACGAATTCACGTGGGACACCCGGGACGACAGCGCACGTCGCGTGCGAAGCGGAGTGTATCTGGTTCAACTCCAGGTCAATGGTTCGAGCAGTACTCGCAAGGTGATCGTCACGCGTTGA
- a CDS encoding pyridoxal-phosphate dependent enzyme: MIYDNILQVIGNTPTVRLNRIGKETGAEIFAKCEFLNPGGSVKDRIAVRMIEELEKSGRIGPGTTLIEATSGNTGVGMCMVAAVKGYRMIITMPEKMSREKQVVMEALGAEIIRTPTEAPHDSPESLIGVAARLNKEIPNSVIPDQYGNPDNPHAHYSGTGAEIWDDFGDTLDLCVLTAGTGGTIAGVARYLKEKNPNIKIVGVDPEGSILGGRKEVKTYQVEGIGYDFIPDVLSYDHIDEWVYCNDHDSFAMARRLIREEGLLVGGSSGSAVWGMLEAIKRYPKTKRAITILPDSIRNYLSKFVSREWMIEHGFM; encoded by the coding sequence GTGATCTACGACAACATTCTGCAGGTGATCGGCAATACGCCAACGGTGAGGCTCAATCGTATCGGCAAGGAAACCGGTGCGGAGATTTTCGCCAAGTGTGAGTTTCTAAACCCCGGCGGGTCGGTGAAGGACCGCATTGCCGTGCGCATGATCGAGGAACTCGAGAAGAGCGGCAGGATCGGCCCGGGGACCACGCTGATCGAAGCGACCAGCGGAAACACGGGTGTCGGGATGTGCATGGTGGCGGCCGTGAAGGGCTACCGCATGATCATCACCATGCCCGAGAAGATGAGCCGGGAGAAACAGGTGGTCATGGAGGCCCTGGGCGCCGAGATCATCCGCACGCCCACCGAGGCGCCGCACGACTCGCCGGAAAGCCTGATCGGGGTGGCCGCGCGCCTCAACAAGGAGATTCCAAATTCGGTCATTCCCGATCAGTACGGTAATCCCGACAACCCGCATGCCCACTACAGTGGAACGGGCGCGGAGATCTGGGACGACTTCGGCGACACACTCGATCTGTGCGTGCTGACCGCGGGGACCGGCGGAACCATTGCCGGTGTGGCCAGGTACCTGAAGGAAAAGAATCCGAATATCAAGATCGTCGGTGTCGATCCGGAGGGCTCGATCCTCGGCGGCCGAAAAGAGGTCAAGACCTACCAGGTCGAAGGCATCGGTTACGATTTCATTCCCGATGTCCTGTCCTACGATCACATCGACGAGTGGGTGTACTGCAACGACCATGACAGTTTTGCGATGGCACGGCGCCTGATCCGTGAGGAGGGCCTGCTCGTGGGCGGGAGCTCGGGATCGGCGGTGTGGGGAATGCTCGAGGCCATCAAGCGCTACCCGAAGACGAAACGGGCCATCACGATTCTTCCCGACTCGATCCGCAACTACCTCTCCAAGTTCGTCAGCAGGGAATGGATGATCGAACACGGCTTCATGTAG
- a CDS encoding helix-turn-helix transcriptional regulator, translating to MIIDKDLVAASATPLVLAILSEGESYGYAIIKRVAEVSGGELEWTEGMLYPLLHRLERNGLVEAVWGQSETGRRRKYYRLTRAGVEQLDRQRRQWQVVDEAMRGIWKMVADPGAQPA from the coding sequence ATGATCATTGATAAAGACCTTGTTGCCGCGTCGGCCACCCCGTTGGTGCTCGCCATCCTAAGTGAAGGTGAAAGCTACGGTTATGCCATCATCAAGCGGGTGGCCGAGGTGTCGGGCGGCGAGCTGGAGTGGACCGAGGGTATGCTCTACCCGCTCCTGCACCGCCTGGAGCGCAACGGCCTGGTCGAGGCGGTGTGGGGTCAGTCGGAGACCGGCAGGCGGCGCAAATACTACCGCCTGACCAGGGCCGGGGTGGAGCAGCTCGACCGCCAGCGCCGCCAGTGGCAGGTGGTCGACGAGGCCATGCGTGGTATCTGGAAAATGGTGGCCGACCCCGGGGCGCAACCCGCCTGA
- a CDS encoding permease prefix domain 1-containing protein: MNVGFLLEERIGEWRQYFLKRQAVRAADVDELEDHLRSQVDALHKAGLDDDEAFLVAVKRLGNMDSVSREFANEYSERLWKQLVVSPGAGDVSPRAHRDTVAAVGLGITAAVALKIPELFGLRISGDGADTSFYLRNLSLFVLPFLAGFFALKRGMQASACLRLAVPFVAGGLIVNLLPFVPGGHTQVLAAIHLPIALWLTIGLAYVGGLWRSHEQRMHFVRFSGEWFIYYTLIALGGGVLTLFTVFVFNAIGLSAEPLIQGWIFPCGAAGAVIIAAWLVEAKQGVIENMAPVLTMLFTPLFALLLLVFVVTMIWTGNAIDVGREVLIGFDLLLVLVLGLLLYAISARDSQAAPGTFDRLRLLLVLCALVVDALALWAMVARTSQFGFSPNKTAALGLNILLLVNLGWSAVLYARFLTRRAPFTQLERWQTAYLPAYGIWAWIVVALFPIIFKFK, encoded by the coding sequence GTGAACGTGGGGTTCCTGCTGGAAGAACGCATCGGGGAATGGCGGCAGTACTTCCTGAAACGTCAGGCGGTTCGTGCCGCCGACGTTGATGAGCTCGAAGACCATCTGCGCAGCCAGGTGGACGCGTTGCACAAAGCCGGTCTGGACGATGACGAGGCGTTCCTGGTCGCGGTCAAGCGGCTGGGCAACATGGATTCCGTTTCGCGCGAGTTTGCAAACGAGTACTCCGAGCGCCTCTGGAAACAGCTGGTAGTCTCACCGGGTGCCGGCGATGTTTCGCCGCGTGCGCACCGGGATACCGTCGCGGCGGTGGGTCTGGGAATCACCGCGGCCGTCGCGCTCAAGATTCCCGAGCTCTTCGGCCTGCGCATTTCGGGTGACGGCGCAGACACGTCATTCTATCTCCGCAATCTCAGCCTCTTCGTCCTGCCCTTCCTCGCCGGGTTCTTTGCGCTCAAACGCGGCATGCAAGCCAGCGCCTGCTTGCGGCTGGCTGTTCCATTTGTTGCCGGGGGTTTGATCGTAAACCTCCTGCCTTTCGTGCCGGGAGGGCACACGCAGGTGCTGGCCGCGATCCACCTGCCCATCGCGCTGTGGCTGACCATCGGTCTTGCGTATGTCGGCGGGCTGTGGCGCAGCCATGAACAGCGCATGCACTTCGTGCGCTTCTCGGGCGAATGGTTCATCTACTACACGCTCATCGCACTTGGTGGCGGCGTCCTCACCCTGTTTACGGTGTTCGTGTTCAATGCGATCGGCCTGAGTGCGGAGCCGCTGATCCAGGGCTGGATCTTTCCGTGCGGTGCGGCGGGCGCGGTTATCATCGCCGCGTGGCTGGTGGAAGCCAAGCAGGGCGTCATCGAGAACATGGCACCCGTGCTGACGATGCTGTTCACACCGCTCTTTGCGCTGCTGCTGCTCGTATTCGTCGTGACCATGATCTGGACGGGCAACGCGATTGACGTCGGACGGGAAGTGCTGATCGGATTCGACCTGCTGCTGGTGCTCGTGCTGGGCCTGCTGCTGTACGCAATCTCCGCGCGCGACTCGCAAGCTGCTCCCGGAACGTTCGACCGGCTTCGGTTGCTGCTCGTGCTGTGCGCTCTGGTCGTCGATGCCCTCGCGCTGTGGGCGATGGTTGCACGGACGTCGCAGTTCGGCTTCAGCCCCAACAAGACGGCGGCGCTCGGCTTGAATATCCTGCTGCTCGTCAATCTCGGCTGGTCGGCCGTGCTCTACGCGCGGTTCCTGACCAGGCGCGCTCCGTTCACGCAACTCGAGCGCTGGCAGACGGCCTACCTTCCCGCGTACGGGATCTGGGCGTGGATCGTGGTGGCGTTGTTCCCAATCATCTTCAAGTTCAAGTAG
- a CDS encoding transcriptional repressor: MSREMEPLLRGHGLQVTAQRLAVMRAVASHPHATADELTEDVRAVIGSISRQAVYDTLGVLVDKNLIRRIQPSGSAARYEDRVDDNHHHLICRSCGKMVDIDCAVGAKPCLTASEDHGFEIDEAEVIYWGRCPACQH; encoded by the coding sequence ATGTCGCGGGAAATGGAACCACTGCTTCGCGGGCACGGGCTGCAGGTGACGGCGCAACGATTGGCCGTCATGCGGGCCGTGGCCTCGCACCCCCACGCGACGGCCGACGAACTGACCGAAGACGTCCGGGCAGTCATCGGATCGATCTCCCGCCAGGCCGTTTACGATACGCTCGGTGTCCTGGTCGACAAGAACCTCATCCGCCGGATTCAGCCGTCGGGATCTGCCGCCCGCTACGAGGATCGGGTGGATGACAACCATCACCACCTGATCTGCCGGAGCTGCGGCAAGATGGTTGATATCGACTGCGCGGTCGGCGCGAAACCCTGCCTCACCGCCAGCGAGGACCACGGGTTCGAGATCGACGAAGCCGAAGTCATCTACTGGGGGCGCTGTCCGGCGTGTCAGCATTAG